A segment of the Patescibacteria group bacterium genome:
CAAAACTTCCATAAACATAAAAGGAATTGGAAGACCGAAAGCAAGAATTGCTGACATCGATGCGAGCAATACCTCTCCTGCAAAAATATTTCCAAAAAGCCTAAAAGTCAAACTAGCAACCTTTGCTGCCTCACCAATGATTTCAATCAATCCAACAAAAGCCTTAATTGGGTTAACAATCAAAACTGTCCAATCTTCTTTTACTTTTTTAGGTATTTCTAAAAATGTTTTTATATTTATGAATTTATTAAAATGTGCCCACAAACCTAATGTTAAAACTCCAAAAATATGACTAGCAACAACACCAATCAGAGCCAGAGCTAGAGTTGTATTTATATCGGCAGTAGCTCCACGCAAATAAGGTATAAACATGTTGTGACCATCATGAACTTGAACTTGACCAATAGACCCTGCGCCAGGAAGTAAACCCATCCAGTTTGAAAGAAGTATTAAAATAAAGAATGAAAATACCAATGGGAAGAACTTCAAAGACATCTTTCGGCTACCTGTGACTGAATCAAAAATTCCTAAGAATCCTTCAATAACCATTTCAAACATATTTTGGATACCTTTCGGCACCATGTTTACTTTCCTTCTAATAGCCAATGAAAAAACAATTATAATTAAGATAACAACCCAAGAGTTAATAAGAGAATTTGTTATTGGAAAACCTCCTATGCTTCCAATAGGCTCTGCGAACAAAGTGTTCTCATGAACTAACTCATAACTTCCTTCTTCTGCGTGTTCATCAACAAGATGCTCTGCTGCTTCATTCTGAGCTGCAGCCGCTGCAAACATTGCTTGATGCTCAGCATGCATCTCATCAGAATGACTATCAATCTTCTCGTGAGTCTCTGTATTGTTAATTTCTAAATTATCCATATTTAATTATTTTTTACTTTTCTCTTCATTTTTTTCAATCTTAGTATATTCCTGCAAAACCATTTTTATTATTACAAACATTGAAAAGAAAAATGATAAACCCATTATTCCCAAAAATCCCCATGGCTCAGTCCCGTATGTCTTATCAACCCACTTTCCGACAAAAACTGCAACTATTACTGGGGTCACTATCCAAACAGACATTCGTAAAAAAAGAGTCATGGCAGGTTGCCACCACGCTTTTGTGTCTTGCGTATTCTGGTCTAGATCAGCTTTTCTGACTTCAACATCCACTTTACCTGTATCTTTTTCCATTTTACAAAATAAATATCAAGGTCCGGGAAGATCCTTGATAGTAAAGCTTTCCTAAAAATTGCTTATACACAACTATATATACAATTTACCTAAAATAGCCAAAAAGTCAAGAGTTTTAATATTTTGAACGATATCTAAGTGTGTTTTCTTAATAACCCAAATAATGTGTTTTGATTTTATTAAATTATCCTAGAAATCTAATATCTATCATTAAAAGTATCTTGCATATCTTTGAGGACTTTTTCTGGATTCAAAATAGTATCTATACAGAAAGATTTAGATTCATCTGGCAAAAGCTCACAGTCCTCTAGCTTACTTTTACGCTCCATGGCAAAATATAATTCAAATATGTTTTTTGATTTATTGATCACAGCCCTGCAGTATTCCCTACCATCACTGTCTGTTGCATTGTCACATATACTAATATCGTTAAGATTAACGGCAACTTTTTTTATACAGGTATTTTGAATAAAGTTCTTAGTTATTTTTTTACATATATCAACACTGTTTTGTTTTCCTGCAAAATCATTAAAACAGCTATTCTTGTAAGATAAGTCACTTATCTTCTCACAAATATTAAAATCCTTGAAATCTTCATTA
Coding sequences within it:
- the atpB gene encoding F0F1 ATP synthase subunit A; amino-acid sequence: MDNLEINNTETHEKIDSHSDEMHAEHQAMFAAAAAQNEAAEHLVDEHAEEGSYELVHENTLFAEPIGSIGGFPITNSLINSWVVILIIIVFSLAIRRKVNMVPKGIQNMFEMVIEGFLGIFDSVTGSRKMSLKFFPLVFSFFILILLSNWMGLLPGAGSIGQVQVHDGHNMFIPYLRGATADINTTLALALIGVVASHIFGVLTLGLWAHFNKFINIKTFLEIPKKVKEDWTVLIVNPIKAFVGLIEIIGEAAKVASLTFRLFGNIFAGEVLLASMSAILAFGLPIPFMFMEVLVGLIQALIFSILILSYLSMSTSAEEH
- a CDS encoding AtpZ/AtpI family protein, coding for MEKDTGKVDVEVRKADLDQNTQDTKAWWQPAMTLFLRMSVWIVTPVIVAVFVGKWVDKTYGTEPWGFLGIMGLSFFFSMFVIIKMVLQEYTKIEKNEEKSKK